The following proteins are encoded in a genomic region of Alnus glutinosa chromosome 8, dhAlnGlut1.1, whole genome shotgun sequence:
- the LOC133875419 gene encoding uncharacterized protein LOC133875419: MVQKRRYDDDEVLEVSSKLPRQLGHSNQLVSFSESVFPEDSPQFPHKLEGGFRKGNAEVDEKLSNDIFTELPRSAEDTEASVPGCISISSWATSSTSEEDFWLGAPVHGSCFPDYFHSERPTRTLSHCKDIYSILLDGSPRKFVPIGPNYQADIPACGSQGTKNASNHLDSSEAISHSNPIVGDEDEKRLMGTCVIPMPDLELSSCNGVKVGNGRIDCSCEDGGSVRCVRQHIMEAREKLLKNIGLERFVELGFYDMGEHVAQKWNEEEEHLFNEIVFSNPASLGKNFWKNLSIVFPSRTKMEIVSYYFNVFMFRRRAEQNRCVPMNIDSDNDEWQGSDDYGDNELGMTEEDEDSVVESPLYHDDPGFDRSREDDLQENDKDAADETCDNNVDIASGEGVTNISETSPKKLLNNCGSSPSILLQYKTPWDERGDGEVQDDLRTSSDTGVASQATEVKSANGNHWPSSINGLSSGVGHEYMVEPCDSKVWDARFMPCPKNKVDLLPTCSMIEEIFGDGQSLS; encoded by the exons ATGGTTCAGAAAAGGCgctatgatgatgatgaggtgCTTGAGGTTTCTTCCAAGCTTCCAAGACAATTGGGACACAGTAATCAGCTAGTTTCATTTTCGGAATCTGTTTTTCCTGAAGATTCTCCGCAGTTCCCTCACAAATTAG AGGGTGGATTTCGGAAAGGTAATGCTGAAGTTGATGAGAAGCTCTCAAATGACATATTTACTGAACTTCCAAGAAGTGCTGAGGACACTGAAGCCAGTGTTCCTGGATGCATTTCCATCTCCTCTTGGGCCACCAGCAGTACAAGTGAAGAAGATTTCTGGTTGGGGGCACCAGTTCATGGATCTTGTTTCCCAGACTATTTTCACTCTGAGCGTCCAACAAGGACATTATCTCACTGCAAGGATATCTATTCCATACTGTTAGATGGTTCTCCACGAAAATTTGTTCCTATTGGACCCAATTATCAAGCTGATATTCCAGCATGTGGTTCACAGGGTACCAAGAATGCTTCAAACCATTTAGATTCATCTGAAGCAATTTCCCACTCCAACCCCATCGTTGGGGATGAAGATGAGAAGAGACTGATGGGGACCTGTGTCATTCCAATGCCTGATTTGGAATTGTCTTCATGCAATGGTGTCAAAGTTGGAAATGGTAGAATTGATTGCAGCTGTGAGGATGGGGGTTCTGTTAGATGTGTCAGACAACACATTATGGAAGCAAGGGAGAAACTTTTGAAGAACATTGGGCTAGAAAGATTTGTGGAGCTGGGGTTTTATGACATGGGAGAGCATGTGGCtcagaaatggaatgaagaggaGGAACATTTGTTTAATGAAATTGTCTTCTCGAATCCAGCGTCGTTGGGCAAGAATTTCTGGAAAAATCTCTCTATTGTCTTCCCCTCCCGAACCAAAATGGAGATTGTCAGCTACTACTTCAATGTCTTTATGTTTCGGAGGAGGGCCGAGCAGAACAGATGTGTCCCAATGAACATAGACAGTGACAATGATGAATGGCAGGGGAGTGATGATTATGGTGACAATGAACTTGGAATGACAGAAGAAGATGAGGACTCTGTTGTTGAGTCTCCTTTATATCACGATGATCCAGGTTTTGATCGGAGCAGGGAAGATGACTTGCAAGAGAATGATAAGGATGCTGCAGATGAAACTTGTGACAATAATGTAGATATTGCTAGTGGAGAGGGTGTCACCAACATTTCAGAAACAAGCCCTAAGAAGTTGCTTAACAACTGTGGTTCCAGTCCCTCAATTCTGCTCCAGTATAAAACTCCTTGGGATGAAAGGGGAGATGGGGAAGTCCAAGATGATTTGCGCACTTCCTCGGATACGGGGGTTGCCTCACAAGCGACAGAGGTGAAGTCTGCAAATGGCAATCACTGGCCGAGTAGCATTAATGGATTAAGCAGTGGGGTTGGCCATGAATATATGGTGGAGCCTTGCGATTCTAAAGTTTGGGATGCCAGGTTTATGCCTTGCCCCAAGAACAAAGTTGACTTATTGCCAACTTGCAGCATGATTGAAGAGATTTTTGGAGATGGTCAAAGCTTGAGCTAG
- the LOC133876489 gene encoding plant intracellular Ras-group-related LRR protein 7 — protein sequence MGCCASKNADSKASRIARWRSTGIVALRDSKLKAFPNEVFDLERSVRTLDLTHNKIVDIPMDISKLINMQRVILSENLIERLPTNLGKLQSLKVMTLDGNRLTSLPDELGQLVRLERLSVSGNLLTCLPETIGSLRNLLLLNVSNNKLKSLPESIGSCFSLEELQANDNLIEDLPASVCNLIHVKSVCLNNNNVNQIPPNLLKDCKALQNISLHGNPISMDQFQQMEGFQDFEARRKKKFDKQIDSNVMMGSKGLDEGVDL from the exons ATGGGTTGCTGTGCGAGCAAGAACGCGGACTCGAAGGCCAGCAGGATAGCGCGGTGGCGCTCGACCGGCATTGTGGCTCTCCGAGACTCCAAGTTGAAG GCATTCCCAAATGAAGTTTTCGACCTGGAGAGATCTGTACGAACTCTTGACTTAACACACAATAAAATAG TTGACATACCTATGGATATAAGCAAATTAATTAACATGCAGCGCGTG ATCTTATCTGAGAATCTCATCGAGCGACTACCAACGAATTTGGGGAAACTTCAGTCTCTAAAAGTTATGACACTTGATGGAAATCGACTAACTTCTTTGCCTGATGAAT tGGGGCAGCTGGTGAGGCTTGAGCGATTATCCGTCTCAGGAAATTTGTTAACATGCTTGCCAGAAACCATTGGGAGCTTGCGCAAT TTGTTGCTTTTAAATGTGTCAAATAACAAGTTGAAGTCTCTTCCAGAATCAATTGGGAGTTGTTTCTCTCTTGAAGAATTACAAGCAAATG ATAATCTTATTGAAGATCTACCTGCATCAGTCTGCAATCTCATTCACGTCAAGTCAGTCTGCTTAAACAACAATAATGTGAACCAG ATACCTCCGAATCTATTGAAAGACTGCAAAGCTCTGCAGAATATTTCCCTGCATGGAAACCCTATTTCAATGGATCAATTTCAGCAG ATGGAAGGATTTCAAGATTTTgaagcaagaagaaagaagaagtttgACAAGCAAATTGATTCAAATGTGATGATGGGGTCAAAAGGCCTTGATGAGGGTGTTGATCTATGA